In a genomic window of Scyliorhinus torazame isolate Kashiwa2021f chromosome 5, sScyTor2.1, whole genome shotgun sequence:
- the LOC140417981 gene encoding uncharacterized protein — STNLERHEETHTLEKQWKCGDCGKGFRAPSQLEAHRRSHSGERPFTCSVCEKGFIRLFALQKHQRVHTGERPFTCSQCEKGFGDSSALRIHQRVHTGERPFTCSQCEKGFTTSSSLLSHQRVHTGERPFTCSQCEKGFTQLSHLQRHQRVHTGERPFPCSHCEKGFTRLSSLLTHQRVHTGERPFTCSQCDKGFTTSSSLLAHKQVHIGERPFTCSQCEKGFTQSSDLLRHQRVHTGERSFTCSQCEKGFTQSSDLRRHQRVHTGERPFTCSQCEKGFTQSSGLRRHQRVHTEERPFTCSQCGKGFTHLSRLLTHQRVHTGERPFICSQCEDGFTHLSRLLTHQRLHTGERLFTCSQCEKGFTWLSHLRRHQRVHTGEKALTCS; from the coding sequence tcgacaaacctggagagacacgaggagacccacaccctggagaaacagtggaaatgtggggactgtgggaagggattcagggccccatctcagctggaagctcatcggcgcagtcactctggggagaggccgttcacctgctctgtgtgtgagaagggattcattcggttattcgctctgcagaaacaccagcgagttcacactggggagaggccgttcacctgctctcaatgtgagaagggattcggtgattcatccgccctgcggatacatcagcgagttcacactggggagaggccgttcacctgctctcagtgtgagaagggattcactacttcctcgagcctgctgtcacaccagcgagttcacactggggagaggccgttcacttgctctcaatgtgagaagggattcactcagttatcccacctgcagagacaccagcgagttcacactggggagaggccgttcccctgctctcattgtgagaagggattcactcggttatccagcctgctgacacaccagcgagttcacactggggagaggccgttcacctgctctcagtgtgataagggattcactacttcatcgagcctgctggcacacaagcaagttcacattggggagaggccgttcacctgctctcagtgtgagaagggattcactcaatcatccgacctgctgagacatcagcgagttcacactggggagaggtcgttcacctgctctcagtgtgagaagggattcactcaatcatccgacctgcggaggcatcagcgagttcacactggggagaggccgttcacctgctctcagtgtgagaagggtttcactcaatcatccggcctgcggagacatcagcgagttcacactgaggagaggccgttcacctgctctcagtgtgggaagggattcactcacttatccaggctgctgacacaccagcgagttcacactggggagaggccgttcatctgctctcagtgtgaggatggattcactcacttatccaggctgctgacacaccagcgacttcacactggggagaggctgttcacctgctctcagtgtgagaagggattcacttggttatcccacctgcggagacaccagcgagttcacacaggggagaaggcgttaacctgctcttag